A single region of the Acuticoccus sediminis genome encodes:
- a CDS encoding UBP-type zinc finger domain-containing protein, whose translation MSETCTHLSTIRDVTPSADGCEECLKSGSWWVHLRLCRTCGHVGCCDDSPNRHAAKHFHATDHPIIEGYDPPEGWGWCYVDKALLDLSDRKTPHPRPIPRFF comes from the coding sequence ATGAGCGAGACCTGCACGCACCTTTCCACGATCCGCGACGTGACGCCGAGCGCGGACGGATGCGAGGAATGCCTCAAGTCGGGAAGCTGGTGGGTGCACCTTCGCCTCTGCCGTACCTGCGGACACGTCGGCTGCTGCGACGACTCGCCGAACCGCCACGCCGCGAAGCATTTCCACGCCACGGACCACCCCATCATCGAGGGTTACGACCCGCCGGAGGGGTGGGGCTGGTGCTACGTCGACAAGGCCCTCCTCGACCTTTCCGACCGCAAGACGCCGCACCCGCGCCCCATCCCCCGCTTCTTCTGA
- the fmdA gene encoding formamidase, whose protein sequence is MASTLIKVDLSESPYTNEKIHNRWHPDIPMCDWVEPGDDFLVETYDWTGGQIKNDDSAADVRDVDLRQVHFLSGPIGVKGAEPGDLLVVDILDIGAVEAMNWGFNGFFSKNNGGGFLTDHFPAAQKSIWDFEGMFTKSRHVPGVRYAGLIHPGLIGCLPDHKMLETWNTREKALFDTDPGRVPGLANLPDGGETAHMGKLAGDARDKAAATGARTVPPREHGGNCDIKDLSRGSKVYFPVYVDGAGLSMGDLHFSQGDGEITFCGAIEMAGWLHIKVDLIKGGMAKYGIKNPIFRPSPITPKYDDFLIFEGISVDEAGTQHYLDVHIAYRQACLNAIEYLKKFGYSGAQGYAILGTAPVQGHISGVVDVPNACATLWLPTDIFDADLMPNKDGPTPFIDGSVDVPIAPDL, encoded by the coding sequence ATGGCGAGCACCCTCATCAAGGTCGATCTCTCCGAGAGCCCCTACACCAACGAGAAGATCCACAATCGTTGGCACCCCGATATCCCGATGTGCGACTGGGTGGAGCCGGGCGACGACTTCCTCGTCGAGACCTATGACTGGACCGGCGGGCAGATCAAGAACGACGACTCGGCCGCGGACGTGCGCGACGTGGACCTGCGCCAGGTCCACTTCCTCTCCGGACCGATCGGCGTGAAGGGCGCCGAGCCCGGCGACCTCCTGGTGGTCGACATCCTCGACATCGGCGCCGTCGAGGCGATGAACTGGGGCTTCAACGGCTTCTTCTCCAAGAACAACGGCGGCGGCTTCCTGACCGACCACTTCCCCGCCGCGCAGAAGTCCATCTGGGACTTCGAGGGCATGTTCACCAAGTCGCGCCACGTGCCGGGCGTGCGCTACGCCGGCCTCATCCATCCCGGCCTCATCGGCTGCCTGCCCGATCACAAGATGCTGGAGACGTGGAACACGCGCGAGAAGGCGCTGTTCGACACCGACCCGGGCCGCGTCCCCGGCCTCGCCAACCTCCCGGACGGCGGTGAGACCGCCCACATGGGCAAGCTCGCCGGCGACGCGCGCGACAAGGCCGCGGCGACCGGAGCCCGCACCGTCCCGCCCCGCGAGCATGGCGGCAACTGCGATATCAAGGACCTGTCGCGCGGCTCGAAGGTTTACTTCCCCGTCTATGTCGACGGGGCGGGCCTCTCGATGGGCGACCTGCACTTCAGCCAGGGCGACGGCGAGATCACCTTCTGCGGCGCCATCGAGATGGCCGGCTGGCTGCACATCAAGGTCGACCTCATCAAGGGCGGCATGGCCAAGTACGGGATCAAGAACCCGATCTTCCGCCCCTCGCCGATCACCCCGAAGTACGACGACTTCCTGATCTTCGAGGGCATCTCCGTCGACGAGGCCGGCACGCAGCACTACCTCGACGTCCACATCGCCTACCGCCAAGCCTGCCTCAATGCGATCGAATACCTGAAGAAGTTCGGCTACTCCGGCGCGCAGGGGTACGCGATTCTCGGCACCGCGCCGGTGCAGGGGCATATCTCCGGCGTCGTCGACGTGCCGAACGCGTGCGCCACGCTCTGGCTCCCGACCGACATCTTCGACGCCGACCTGATGCCCAACAAGGACGGGCCGACGCCGTTCATCGACGGCTCGGTGGACGTGCCGATCGCGCCGGACCTCTGA
- a CDS encoding XapX domain-containing protein: MTGTTAYVASLAAGILVGVVYGLIGVHSPAPPLIALCGLFGILIGEQVVPIVRRLLRGEDVASFLRVGCARHILGHLPKNEPDRDA, from the coding sequence ATGACCGGGACGACCGCCTACGTCGCCTCCCTCGCCGCCGGCATACTCGTCGGCGTGGTCTACGGCCTCATCGGGGTGCACTCCCCCGCCCCGCCTCTGATCGCCCTGTGCGGCCTCTTCGGCATCCTCATCGGCGAGCAGGTGGTGCCCATCGTCAGGCGCCTCCTCCGGGGCGAGGACGTCGCGAGCTTCTTGCGCGTCGGCTGCGCGCGTCACATCCTCGGCCATCTGCCGAAGAACGAGCCCGACCGCGACGCCTGA
- a CDS encoding hydrolase, producing MPAATPTPGKTLLSPNDHTLILIDFQSQMAFATKSIDATLLRNNAALVANAAKAFGVSTILTTVAKDSFSGPMFSEIAEAFPGQEMLDRTSMNTWEDAAVIDEVNRIGKKRIVLAGLWTSVCIVGPAASAIDQGFEVYVVADACGDVSEEAHERAVDRMVQLGCVPMTSVQYLLELQRDWARGETYDVTTGIAKSYAGAYGLGITYAKTMFNASEGAAHEAA from the coding sequence ATGCCCGCCGCCACCCCGACCCCCGGCAAGACGCTGCTGTCGCCGAACGATCACACGCTGATCCTGATCGACTTCCAGTCGCAGATGGCGTTCGCCACGAAGTCGATCGACGCGACGCTGCTGCGCAACAACGCCGCGCTGGTCGCCAACGCCGCCAAGGCCTTCGGGGTCTCGACCATCCTGACGACGGTGGCGAAGGATTCCTTCTCGGGCCCGATGTTCTCCGAGATCGCCGAAGCCTTCCCGGGCCAGGAGATGCTCGACCGCACCTCCATGAACACCTGGGAGGACGCCGCAGTGATCGACGAGGTGAACCGCATCGGCAAGAAGCGCATCGTGCTGGCGGGTCTGTGGACGAGCGTGTGCATCGTCGGTCCGGCCGCCTCGGCCATCGACCAGGGCTTCGAGGTCTACGTCGTGGCGGACGCCTGCGGCGACGTCTCCGAGGAGGCGCACGAGCGCGCCGTCGACCGGATGGTCCAGCTCGGCTGCGTGCCGATGACCTCGGTCCAGTACCTCCTCGAGCTGCAGCGCGACTGGGCGCGGGGCGAGACCTACGACGTCACCACCGGCATCGCCAAGTCGTACGCCGGCGCCTACGGCCTCGGGATCACCTACGCGAAGACGATGTTCAACGCCTCCGAGGGCGCGGCGCACGAGGCGGCCTGA
- a CDS encoding DoxX family protein: protein MRQAPAPISAILDWPGTALLVRVGLALPFAVSGVVKLLDWPGAVAEAAALGFAAPALVAAATIATQLVGSALLLSVRWCWLGAGILAVFTAAATVIAHAFWAADGAERAHQLATFLEHVAIVAGLAAAAILANGARRP from the coding sequence ATGCGGCAGGCCCCGGCACCCATCTCCGCGATACTCGACTGGCCGGGCACGGCGCTCCTGGTTCGGGTCGGACTGGCGCTGCCGTTCGCCGTCAGCGGCGTCGTGAAGCTCCTCGACTGGCCGGGCGCGGTCGCCGAGGCGGCGGCGCTCGGCTTCGCGGCGCCCGCTCTCGTCGCGGCGGCCACCATCGCGACGCAGCTCGTCGGCTCGGCGCTGCTGCTGTCGGTGCGCTGGTGCTGGCTCGGAGCGGGAATCCTTGCCGTCTTCACCGCCGCCGCGACCGTGATCGCGCACGCCTTCTGGGCCGCTGACGGGGCCGAGCGGGCGCATCAGCTCGCGACCTTCCTGGAGCACGTCGCGATCGTCGCCGGGCTCGCCGCCGCGGCGATCCTCGCCAACGGCGCGAGGCGGCCGTGA
- a CDS encoding DUF1427 family protein: MSAYALSLAAGVLAGVIYGLLTVRSPAPPLIALLGLLGILIGEQAVPLVSGLAKGEAVSVLPGDAPSTDLTRTDG; encoded by the coding sequence ATGTCGGCCTATGCCCTCTCGCTCGCCGCGGGGGTCCTCGCCGGCGTGATCTACGGGCTTCTCACGGTGCGTTCGCCGGCGCCGCCGCTGATCGCGCTGCTGGGCCTCCTCGGGATCCTCATCGGCGAGCAGGCCGTGCCGCTCGTCAGCGGCCTCGCCAAGGGGGAGGCCGTTTCGGTTCTCCCCGGCGACGCCCCATCCACCGACCTGACCCGAACGGACGGCTGA
- a CDS encoding amidohydrolase: MSDLLIVNARITTMDRANPEAAALAIRDGRFLAVGDEVEVRGAAAPDAVVIDAGGRRIIPGLIDSHMHVIRGGLNYNMELRWDGVPSLDDAMTMLRRQAENTPPPQWVRVVGGFTEHQFAEKRLPTIEELNAAAPETPVFILHLYDRALLNGAALRAVGYTRDTPNPPGGEIVRDAAGNPTGLLLAQPNATILYATLAKGPKLPPDYQKNSTRHFMRELNSLGVTGVIDAGGGFQNYPDDYAIIEELHAAGELSLRISYNLFTQKPKEELADFASWVGQVSPGTGDDTYRHNGAGEMLVYSAADFEDFRAARPDMPPEMEDDLEPVIRLLAENRWPWRLHATYDETIGRALDVFEKVNRDIPLDGINWFFDHAETIGERNIDRIAALGGGIAVQHRMAYQGEYFVERYGARQAETTPPIRKMLDAGLKVGAGTDATRVASYNPWVSLSWLVTGRTVGDLTIYPAANRMDRETALWLWTGANTWFSNEVGKKGQIRAGQLADLAVLSADYFKVPESDIRHLGAVLTILGGNVVHGEGEFGPLAPSLPPAMPDWSPVAAYGGYYRSEPAVTALASACGCSHACQVHGHDHAAALGSSVPANDVQTFWGALGCGCWAV; this comes from the coding sequence ATGTCCGATCTCCTGATCGTCAACGCGCGGATCACGACGATGGACCGCGCCAACCCCGAGGCGGCGGCACTCGCGATCCGGGACGGGCGCTTCCTCGCCGTCGGCGACGAGGTGGAGGTGCGCGGCGCGGCCGCGCCCGATGCCGTGGTCATCGACGCCGGCGGACGGCGGATCATCCCGGGCCTCATCGACAGCCACATGCACGTGATCCGCGGCGGGCTGAACTACAACATGGAGCTGCGCTGGGACGGCGTGCCGAGCCTCGACGACGCGATGACGATGCTGCGCCGGCAGGCCGAGAACACGCCGCCGCCGCAGTGGGTGCGCGTCGTCGGCGGCTTCACCGAGCATCAGTTCGCCGAAAAGCGCCTGCCGACCATCGAGGAGCTGAACGCGGCCGCGCCAGAGACGCCTGTATTCATCCTCCACCTCTACGACCGGGCGCTCCTCAACGGCGCGGCGCTGCGGGCCGTCGGCTACACCAGGGATACGCCGAATCCGCCGGGCGGCGAGATCGTGCGCGACGCGGCCGGCAACCCGACCGGACTGCTGCTGGCGCAGCCGAACGCCACGATCCTCTACGCGACGCTCGCCAAGGGCCCGAAGCTGCCGCCCGACTACCAGAAGAACTCCACACGACACTTCATGCGGGAGCTGAACAGCCTCGGCGTGACGGGCGTGATCGACGCCGGCGGCGGGTTCCAGAACTACCCCGACGACTACGCCATCATCGAGGAGCTGCATGCGGCCGGCGAGCTGTCGCTGCGGATCAGCTACAACCTCTTCACCCAGAAGCCCAAGGAGGAGCTCGCCGACTTCGCCTCCTGGGTGGGTCAGGTGTCCCCCGGCACAGGTGACGACACCTACCGCCACAACGGCGCGGGCGAGATGCTGGTCTACTCCGCCGCCGACTTCGAGGACTTCCGCGCCGCCCGGCCGGACATGCCGCCGGAGATGGAGGACGACCTCGAGCCGGTGATCCGCCTCCTCGCCGAGAACCGCTGGCCCTGGCGCCTGCACGCCACCTACGACGAGACCATCGGCCGGGCGCTGGACGTCTTCGAGAAGGTCAACCGGGACATCCCGCTCGACGGGATCAACTGGTTCTTCGACCATGCCGAGACGATCGGCGAGCGAAACATCGACCGGATCGCGGCGCTCGGCGGCGGCATCGCCGTGCAGCACAGGATGGCCTACCAGGGCGAGTATTTCGTCGAGCGCTACGGCGCGCGGCAGGCCGAGACGACGCCGCCCATCCGCAAGATGCTGGACGCCGGGCTCAAGGTCGGTGCGGGGACGGACGCGACGCGCGTCGCCTCCTACAATCCCTGGGTCTCGCTCTCCTGGCTCGTCACCGGCCGGACGGTGGGCGATCTCACGATCTATCCCGCCGCCAACCGGATGGACCGGGAGACGGCGCTGTGGCTCTGGACCGGCGCCAACACCTGGTTCTCCAACGAGGTGGGCAAGAAGGGGCAGATCAGGGCCGGTCAGCTCGCCGACCTCGCGGTCCTCTCGGCGGACTACTTCAAGGTGCCGGAGAGCGACATCAGGCACCTCGGCGCCGTGCTGACGATCCTCGGCGGCAATGTCGTTCACGGGGAGGGCGAGTTCGGCCCGCTGGCGCCGAGCCTGCCGCCGGCGATGCCCGACTGGTCTCCCGTCGCGGCCTACGGCGGCTACTATCGCAGCGAGCCCGCGGTGACGGCGCTCGCCTCGGCGTGCGGCTGCAGCCACGCGTGCCAGGTCCACGGGCACGACCACGCGGCGGCGCTCGGCTCCTCCGTCCCGGCGAACGACGTGCAGACGTTCTGGGGCGCCCTCGGCTGCGGCTGCTGGGCGGTGTGA
- a CDS encoding alpha/beta fold hydrolase, which produces MAFVTTRDGTNIFYKDWGSGQPVVFSHGWPLSADAWDGQMQFLGEAGYRVIAHDRRSHGRSDQTWSGNDMDHYADDLADLMNALDLKDAVLVGHSTGGGEVAHYCGRHGLDRVAKAVLISAVPPLMLKTENNPIGLPLEVFDGIRKSTFDNRSQFFQDITLPFFGYNRDGAVASQGIMDSFWLQGMMGGLKGQYDCIREFSAVDYTPDLEAMTIPVLILHGDDDQIVPIDAAGRASARILPNATLKEYKGAPHGIPQTHQDEINADLLAFIRG; this is translated from the coding sequence ATGGCATTCGTGACCACGCGCGACGGCACGAACATCTTCTACAAGGATTGGGGCAGCGGGCAGCCGGTGGTGTTCTCGCACGGATGGCCGCTCAGCGCCGACGCGTGGGACGGACAGATGCAGTTCCTGGGCGAGGCCGGCTACCGCGTCATCGCCCATGACCGTCGCAGTCACGGCCGTTCCGACCAGACCTGGTCGGGCAACGACATGGACCACTACGCCGACGACCTCGCCGACCTGATGAACGCGCTCGACCTCAAGGACGCCGTGCTCGTCGGCCACTCCACCGGTGGCGGCGAGGTGGCGCACTACTGCGGCCGGCACGGCCTCGACCGCGTCGCCAAGGCGGTGCTCATCAGCGCGGTGCCGCCGCTGATGCTGAAGACGGAGAACAACCCGATCGGGCTGCCGCTCGAGGTGTTCGACGGCATCCGCAAGTCGACCTTCGACAACCGCTCGCAGTTCTTCCAGGACATCACGCTGCCCTTCTTCGGCTACAACCGGGACGGCGCGGTTGCCTCGCAGGGCATCATGGACAGCTTCTGGCTGCAGGGCATGATGGGCGGCCTCAAGGGGCAGTACGACTGCATCCGCGAGTTCTCCGCCGTCGACTACACGCCAGACCTCGAGGCGATGACGATTCCGGTCCTGATCCTCCACGGCGACGACGACCAGATCGTGCCGATCGACGCGGCGGGGCGCGCGTCCGCCAGGATCCTGCCGAACGCGACGCTGAAGGAATACAAGGGCGCCCCGCACGGGATTCCGCAGACCCATCAGGACGAGATCAACGCCGACCTTCTCGCCTTCATCCGCGGCTGA
- a CDS encoding YoaK family protein, producing the protein MAFKITTQDKALPCLLLLLSLTTGLVDAISVLGLGKVFTANMTGNVVFLGFATMGVPGFGVAPYIVALASFLTGAAVAGRTVNLTSSRPRSHWLLAAATIEGGLLLISAVIALDYDIATLQPAGSLYAIIALTGLAMGLRNATIRQLKVPDMTTTVLTLTLTGLAAESTLGGGSNPNWFRRIASVVAIFLGAAIGAALVTTVGLSVPLALAGGIVLLATIGLAILPRAPE; encoded by the coding sequence ATGGCGTTCAAGATCACCACACAGGACAAGGCTCTGCCGTGCCTGCTCCTTCTCCTGTCGCTGACGACGGGCCTCGTCGACGCGATCAGCGTGCTCGGCCTCGGCAAGGTCTTCACGGCCAACATGACGGGCAACGTCGTCTTTCTCGGCTTCGCCACGATGGGCGTGCCGGGGTTCGGCGTGGCGCCCTACATCGTCGCCCTGGCCTCGTTCCTGACGGGCGCGGCGGTGGCGGGGCGCACGGTCAACCTCACCTCGTCGCGGCCGCGCTCGCACTGGCTCCTCGCGGCGGCGACGATCGAGGGCGGACTGTTGCTGATCTCCGCCGTCATCGCCCTCGACTACGATATCGCGACGCTCCAGCCTGCCGGGAGCCTCTATGCGATCATCGCGCTGACCGGACTTGCGATGGGGCTGCGCAACGCGACCATCCGCCAGCTCAAGGTGCCCGACATGACGACTACCGTCCTGACCCTGACGCTCACCGGCCTCGCGGCGGAATCGACGCTCGGCGGCGGGTCGAACCCCAACTGGTTCCGGCGCATCGCGAGCGTGGTCGCGATCTTCCTCGGCGCGGCCATCGGCGCAGCGCTCGTCACGACGGTGGGGCTCAGCGTTCCGCTGGCCCTGGCCGGCGGCATCGTGCTGCTCGCGACGATCGGGCTCGCGATACTGCCGCGCGCCCCGGAATGA
- a CDS encoding response regulator transcription factor translates to MGQHPGTGEHRGAEPVVVVVDDDADVRASMDSLFRSVGLDTLLFGSAREFMDTPLPDGDCCFVVDVLMPQLSGLELQAKLAEQGSTVPIVFVTGYGDIPMSVKAMKAGAVDFLTKPLREQDLLDAVETALSRHRNHRLAEEKSAALRARFASLTAREREVMTMVVQGLLNKQIAAELGLSEITVKLHRANMLKKMGTRTVADLVRMSESLAREPS, encoded by the coding sequence ATGGGGCAACACCCTGGGACGGGAGAGCACCGCGGGGCCGAGCCGGTGGTCGTCGTCGTGGACGACGACGCCGACGTCCGGGCCTCCATGGACAGCCTCTTCCGCTCGGTCGGCCTCGACACGCTCCTCTTCGGCTCCGCCCGCGAGTTCATGGACACGCCGCTCCCCGACGGGGACTGCTGCTTCGTCGTCGACGTGCTGATGCCGCAGCTCAGCGGTCTGGAGCTGCAGGCCAAGCTGGCCGAGCAGGGCAGCACCGTGCCGATCGTCTTCGTGACCGGCTACGGCGACATCCCGATGAGCGTGAAGGCGATGAAGGCCGGCGCGGTGGACTTCCTGACCAAGCCGCTGCGCGAACAGGACCTCCTCGACGCGGTCGAGACCGCGCTGTCCCGGCACCGCAACCACCGTCTCGCGGAGGAGAAGTCCGCCGCCCTCAGGGCACGCTTCGCCTCGCTCACCGCGCGCGAACGCGAGGTGATGACGATGGTGGTGCAGGGCCTCCTCAACAAGCAGATCGCCGCCGAGCTGGGCCTCAGCGAGATCACCGTGAAGCTCCACCGCGCCAACATGCTGAAGAAGATGGGAACGCGCACCGTCGCCGACCTCGTGCGCATGTCCGAGTCCCTCGCCCGCGAGCCGAGCTGA
- a CDS encoding helix-turn-helix domain-containing protein: protein MLQEPLVITDGKAVATRLVAHAEASLERDLGQVRACLRQLASLLAEDVGTVSPSGDAVESGGTTRGGLAPWQIRRVAAYVEANLGQSVSIADLAGTVRLSNGHFCRAFKASVGMTPHTFIVRRRVEHAQVLMLTTADTLSHIAAACGLTDQAHLTRLFRRYVGVTPLTWRRTWRRTTGDRDACDQTLRLPA from the coding sequence GTGCTGCAAGAGCCCCTCGTCATCACCGACGGCAAGGCCGTCGCGACCCGTCTGGTGGCCCACGCCGAAGCCTCGCTCGAGCGTGACCTCGGCCAGGTCCGCGCCTGCCTGCGCCAGCTCGCCTCGCTGCTGGCGGAGGATGTCGGCACGGTCTCGCCATCGGGAGACGCTGTCGAATCCGGCGGGACGACGCGCGGCGGGCTCGCTCCGTGGCAGATCCGGCGCGTCGCCGCCTACGTCGAGGCGAACCTCGGCCAGTCCGTCTCGATCGCCGACCTCGCCGGGACGGTGCGGCTCAGCAACGGCCACTTCTGCCGCGCGTTCAAGGCGAGCGTCGGGATGACGCCGCACACCTTCATCGTGCGCCGCCGCGTCGAGCACGCGCAGGTCCTGATGCTGACGACGGCCGACACGCTGAGCCACATCGCCGCCGCCTGCGGCCTGACCGACCAGGCCCACCTCACGCGTCTCTTCCGCCGCTACGTCGGCGTGACGCCGCTCACCTGGCGCCGCACCTGGCGCCGGACGACGGGTGACCGCGACGCGTGCGACCAGACCCTGCGCCTGCCGGCATGA
- a CDS encoding alginate export family protein: MTARRRLALGALAAAMCGPAAAQAPDPATAPELPPLTTTRYDEAWSVLADPVYADTGTGRVWSGRLKYIPLTDDGSVYLTLGMELRARNEDYRNNVWDSVPDPDNGYLWLRALPYADLHAGPTRAFVQPIIAYAVGVEPKPSPVDQTRIDILQAFADYAVPLAGNGTLTVRGGREMIGLGSERLVGTRYGPNVPLAFDGGRVIVEHGPWVTNLLAVRPVEAGPDSFDDKTSTSRTLWGIYATYSGLWSSNVGADVYYLGYRNDDASFQQGSGRELRHTLGVRLFDSADPLHFNIEGMVQFGRFAGGSIGAWSLATEVGRRFEALPFSPDFTMRVNVASGDGDPDDDHLGTFNALFPKGKYFGELSPIGPYNIINVNPRVDLDLGHGWAAGLSGGLYWRASTGDGIYDIPGHLIRSGEGTDARFIGTQAEVTVEWQASRALGFSASASLFTAGEYIRQSGPSATIGMLGFEAGYRF; this comes from the coding sequence GTGACGGCGCGCCGCCGCCTCGCGCTGGGGGCCCTCGCGGCCGCCATGTGCGGGCCGGCGGCGGCGCAGGCTCCCGACCCGGCGACCGCGCCCGAGCTGCCGCCGCTCACCACGACACGGTACGACGAGGCATGGTCCGTCCTCGCCGACCCGGTCTACGCCGACACCGGCACGGGACGGGTCTGGAGCGGCCGGCTCAAGTACATCCCGCTCACGGACGACGGCTCCGTCTACCTGACCCTCGGGATGGAGCTGCGTGCCCGCAACGAGGACTACCGCAACAACGTCTGGGACTCGGTCCCCGACCCCGACAACGGGTACCTGTGGCTGCGCGCGCTTCCCTATGCCGACCTCCACGCCGGCCCGACGCGCGCCTTCGTCCAGCCCATCATCGCGTACGCGGTGGGGGTGGAGCCGAAGCCGAGCCCCGTCGACCAGACGCGCATCGACATCCTGCAGGCCTTCGCCGACTACGCGGTGCCGCTCGCCGGGAACGGCACGCTGACGGTGCGCGGCGGGCGCGAGATGATCGGCCTCGGATCGGAGCGGCTCGTCGGCACCCGCTACGGCCCCAACGTGCCGCTCGCGTTCGACGGCGGGCGGGTGATCGTCGAGCACGGGCCGTGGGTGACGAACCTTCTGGCGGTCCGCCCGGTGGAGGCCGGTCCCGACAGCTTCGACGACAAGACCTCGACGAGCCGCACCCTCTGGGGCATCTACGCGACCTATTCGGGTCTCTGGAGCTCGAATGTCGGCGCGGACGTCTACTATCTCGGCTACCGCAACGACGACGCGTCCTTCCAGCAGGGGAGCGGGCGGGAGCTGCGGCACACCCTCGGGGTGCGCCTCTTCGACAGCGCGGACCCGCTGCACTTCAACATCGAGGGCATGGTCCAGTTCGGCCGCTTCGCCGGCGGGTCGATCGGCGCGTGGTCGCTCGCGACGGAGGTGGGGCGCCGGTTCGAGGCACTGCCGTTCTCGCCGGACTTCACCATGCGGGTGAACGTCGCCAGCGGTGACGGGGACCCGGACGACGACCATCTCGGGACGTTCAATGCGCTGTTCCCGAAGGGAAAATACTTCGGCGAGCTGTCGCCCATCGGACCCTACAACATCATCAACGTGAACCCGCGCGTCGACCTCGACCTCGGCCACGGCTGGGCGGCGGGCCTGTCCGGCGGGCTCTACTGGCGCGCCAGCACCGGGGACGGGATCTACGACATCCCCGGCCATCTCATCCGCTCCGGCGAGGGGACGGACGCGCGCTTCATCGGCACCCAGGCGGAGGTGACGGTGGAGTGGCAGGCGAGCCGCGCGCTCGGGTTCTCAGCTTCGGCCTCGCTGTTCACCGCCGGGGAATACATCCGCCAGTCGGGGCCCTCGGCGACCATCGGGATGCTCGGCTTCGAGGCCGGGTACCGCTTTTAG
- a CDS encoding FmdB family zinc ribbon protein, whose translation MPTYEYLCTRHGAFQAVRPMAESADPSPCPACGTAAPRAIMTAPRLAGMDGAKRHAHATNERSADSPRRSGDGHGPGCGCCSGKSKSRGTLHRPDGSKSFPSARPWMISH comes from the coding sequence ATGCCGACCTACGAGTACCTCTGCACCCGCCACGGCGCGTTCCAGGCGGTCCGGCCGATGGCCGAGTCAGCCGATCCGTCGCCCTGCCCCGCCTGCGGCACGGCGGCACCGCGGGCGATCATGACGGCGCCCCGGCTCGCCGGCATGGACGGAGCGAAGCGCCATGCCCACGCCACCAACGAGCGCTCGGCTGACAGCCCGAGGCGCTCCGGCGACGGGCACGGCCCCGGCTGCGGCTGCTGCTCCGGCAAGTCGAAGAGCCGGGGAACGCTCCACCGGCCGGACGGGTCCAAGTCCTTCCCCTCCGCCCGGCCCTGGATGATCTCCCACTGA
- a CDS encoding glyoxalase, whose product MPSRDIRTIRRGALAAALAILAATAPVAAGPLAVGPQYDTTHVYLDPADVDRFVTSFTATFGGASTPQIVVTVTPTPSRTTSQLVMTPVGTLSVFGYETPVPYPFGEERTGYLVTDLDEAVAAAREAGAWVLVAPFDDPIGRDAVVTWPGGIDMQFYWHTTPPDYPALATVPENRVYISPDAADEFVAHFLAFSGGRLVEDDPDASGAEIGRDGTYRRVRLESRFGRMVVLVTDGHLPYPFGREVTGYEVAALDDTLAKAAATGATVLAGPVSADGRRTAMVEFPGGYIAEVHGPDGGAKPGQ is encoded by the coding sequence ATGCCGAGCCGGGACATTCGAACCATCCGCCGGGGCGCGCTCGCCGCCGCGCTGGCGATCCTCGCCGCGACCGCCCCCGTCGCCGCCGGGCCGCTCGCGGTCGGCCCGCAGTACGACACCACGCACGTCTACCTCGATCCGGCCGACGTCGACCGGTTCGTGACGAGCTTCACCGCGACCTTCGGCGGTGCCTCGACCCCGCAGATCGTGGTGACCGTGACACCGACGCCGAGCCGGACCACCTCGCAGCTCGTCATGACGCCGGTCGGCACGCTGTCGGTGTTCGGCTACGAGACGCCCGTTCCGTACCCCTTCGGTGAGGAGCGCACCGGCTATCTCGTCACCGACCTCGACGAGGCGGTCGCCGCAGCGCGGGAGGCGGGCGCCTGGGTGCTGGTGGCGCCGTTCGACGATCCCATCGGCCGCGACGCCGTGGTCACCTGGCCGGGCGGCATCGACATGCAGTTCTACTGGCACACCACGCCGCCGGACTATCCGGCGTTGGCGACCGTGCCGGAGAACCGCGTCTACATCTCGCCCGACGCGGCCGACGAGTTCGTGGCGCACTTCCTCGCCTTCTCGGGCGGCCGGCTGGTGGAGGACGACCCCGACGCCTCGGGTGCCGAGATCGGCCGCGATGGCACGTACCGGCGCGTCCGCCTCGAGAGCCGGTTCGGGCGAATGGTCGTCCTGGTGACGGACGGGCACCTGCCTTACCCGTTCGGCCGCGAGGTCACGGGGTACGAGGTCGCCGCCCTCGACGACACGCTCGCGAAGGCGGCGGCGACCGGCGCGACGGTGCTCGCCGGTCCCGTATCGGCCGACGGGCGGCGGACCGCCATGGTGGAGTTCCCCGGCGGATACATCGCCGAGGTCCACGGCCCCGATGGCGGGGCGAAGCCGGGGCAGTGA